The following coding sequences are from one Longimicrobiales bacterium window:
- a CDS encoding DUF4438 domain-containing protein — protein MTRNNTLATNEVDLVAVSVAGAVAHPGFPGLPAEPYRLAADGTSFLLPTHGGIVYNVSVGDRAFGWAADCIHPGVSIGQADDNKNRGLNVFACVGNRAKVMTGGAAGTTGVVTGKSGRFSEQVIVHLPCEARTRMAVGDQVLVRAEGVGMTLTDHPDVSLKGIAPGLLAALPAEEEDGQVAFGVTAQIPAHLVGAGLGLTSEGGSLHMQSTDRELLAELGLDRLRLGDLVALEDTDSRYNHGYLRGARAIGVVASTDGPRAGYGPGIAVFMTAPGGQLGSFDAPEANLVELLGLED, from the coding sequence ATGACCAGGAACAACACGCTCGCCACCAACGAAGTCGACCTCGTCGCGGTGTCCGTGGCAGGTGCCGTCGCACATCCCGGCTTTCCCGGGCTGCCTGCTGAGCCTTATCGGCTCGCGGCCGACGGTACGTCCTTCCTGCTGCCCACACACGGGGGAATCGTCTACAACGTCTCGGTGGGTGATCGGGCCTTCGGATGGGCGGCTGACTGCATTCATCCTGGAGTGAGCATCGGGCAGGCCGACGACAACAAGAACCGTGGATTGAACGTGTTCGCGTGTGTCGGGAACCGGGCCAAGGTGATGACCGGTGGAGCAGCTGGGACCACAGGTGTCGTCACCGGAAAGTCCGGTCGATTCTCCGAGCAGGTGATCGTCCACCTCCCCTGTGAAGCCAGGACTCGGATGGCCGTCGGCGACCAGGTCCTGGTGCGAGCCGAAGGGGTCGGAATGACACTCACAGACCACCCCGACGTGTCCCTGAAAGGCATCGCTCCTGGGCTCCTGGCAGCGCTTCCCGCAGAGGAAGAGGATGGCCAGGTGGCCTTCGGGGTCACGGCCCAGATCCCCGCACATTTGGTGGGAGCAGGCCTCGGCCTGACATCCGAAGGCGGCAGCCTCCACATGCAGTCCACCGACCGCGAGTTGCTCGCAGAACTGGGACTCGACAGGCTGCGGCTCGGGGACCTCGTAGCCCTCGAAGACACGGACAGCCGGTACAATCACGGATACCTGCGTGGTGCACGGGCAATCGGCGTGGTCGCATCCACGGATGGTCCGCGTGCCGGTTATGGGCCCGGGATTGCCGTCTTCATGACCGCCCCGGGTGGCCAGCTTGGGAGCTTCGACGCTCCTGAGGCCAACCTCGTCGAGCTTCTGGGACTGGAAGACTGA
- a CDS encoding Ldh family oxidoreductase: MIAVTRESLGAFVIEVLRAMSLPADDAKIFGDALLFSELRFHPGHGQGVKKLRKYGERFAQGLIDPAAPFEVVKESPALALVDAHNGIGTVAATRAMRLAVEKAKVCGLGQAVVRNSTHFGSSAVHASVAAEAGCIGTALTNAGPEMAPWGGREGAVGTNPWGIAAPTGLGFPAVLDIALTTAGKGMMTWHAAEGRPMPLDWALTPDGEETDDPNAAMAGALLGIGTYKGYGLAFMTDVLTGVISGAGYGLTPYAVAGKMDVSHTLTAIDIEWFMPLDEFRQRMDDFTAMVKSRALRPGFTEILIPGEQEARRVTRKSEVGIPLENPALDDLRALGAELGVEAEIVVVGPWEDATL; this comes from the coding sequence ATGATCGCTGTGACCCGGGAGAGCCTCGGGGCCTTCGTGATTGAGGTCTTGCGTGCCATGAGTCTCCCTGCGGATGACGCCAAGATCTTTGGCGATGCCCTCCTCTTTTCGGAACTCCGCTTCCACCCCGGTCACGGCCAAGGCGTCAAGAAACTCAGGAAGTACGGAGAGCGCTTCGCGCAGGGCCTGATCGACCCGGCGGCGCCCTTCGAGGTCGTGAAAGAGAGCCCGGCCCTCGCGCTGGTCGACGCGCACAATGGGATCGGCACCGTGGCCGCGACTCGTGCCATGAGACTCGCCGTCGAGAAGGCGAAGGTATGTGGGCTCGGGCAGGCCGTCGTACGCAATTCCACGCACTTCGGCTCGAGCGCCGTTCACGCTTCCGTGGCGGCAGAAGCCGGATGCATAGGAACTGCTCTCACCAACGCCGGACCCGAGATGGCTCCGTGGGGCGGCCGCGAAGGGGCGGTGGGAACCAATCCGTGGGGGATCGCTGCACCGACTGGACTCGGCTTCCCCGCCGTCCTCGATATAGCCCTGACTACCGCCGGCAAGGGAATGATGACCTGGCACGCGGCCGAGGGCCGTCCCATGCCACTCGACTGGGCGCTCACTCCCGACGGAGAGGAGACGGACGACCCGAATGCTGCGATGGCCGGAGCTCTCCTGGGGATTGGCACCTACAAAGGGTACGGACTGGCATTCATGACCGACGTGTTGACGGGGGTCATCAGTGGCGCCGGGTACGGCCTCACGCCCTACGCGGTGGCAGGGAAGATGGACGTCAGTCACACGCTGACCGCCATCGACATCGAGTGGTTCATGCCCCTCGATGAGTTTCGCCAACGCATGGACGACTTCACCGCCATGGTAAAATCCAGGGCCCTCCGGCCAGGGTTCACTGAGATCCTCATTCCTGGTGAGCAAGAGGCTCGTCGGGTGACACGAAAGTCCGAGGTCGGGATCCCTCTGGAGAATCCGGCACTCGATGACCTCCGCGCGCTCGGAGCCGAGCTTGGTGTCGAAGCGGAGATCGTCGTGGTGGGCCCGTGGGAAGACGCCACGCTTTGA
- a CDS encoding Xaa-Pro peptidase family protein, whose amino-acid sequence MGRRHALNPLAASFYEDVRERLRTRAQAAGLDGLLILAAGNVTYATGWHFSVNERPVGLWLPVEGSALLLVAHLELENAMDVRGVEVRTYVEFPGERPPVLWMIEEAGARRIAVDSLSAELLEPAEALLDRLDLTDHTSFERAVKHPLELALIREASRFADLVLERLLSAGGDIIAQGGSEEDLLADCTRHVRDILLDTHGAAFQGTKVGITATVHSGPRAALPHGTVTSRRPQPGEPIIAGIGCSLGGYHAESGATLVLGEISKAQREVMNAMADAGAATVDALQRGLTCAQVNDAATAPIRGAGLGDAIRHRIGHGMGVEGHESPWLAPGDHTPTTPGMVFSCEPGVYRPGLDGWRTIDTLVVGPDRVELASRFQTHHPLDTRTLPC is encoded by the coding sequence GTGGGAAGACGCCACGCTTTGAACCCGCTCGCGGCTTCCTTCTACGAAGACGTCCGCGAGCGACTCCGGACACGGGCGCAGGCGGCGGGACTGGATGGCCTCCTGATCCTCGCCGCCGGGAATGTGACGTACGCGACAGGTTGGCACTTCTCGGTAAATGAGCGGCCCGTCGGGCTCTGGCTCCCGGTAGAGGGTTCGGCACTCCTTCTGGTTGCGCACCTCGAGCTCGAGAACGCCATGGACGTTCGGGGGGTCGAAGTCCGTACCTATGTCGAGTTTCCCGGTGAGCGCCCGCCTGTCCTCTGGATGATCGAAGAGGCCGGCGCCCGGCGGATCGCCGTAGACTCACTGAGCGCCGAGCTCTTAGAGCCGGCCGAGGCGCTGCTTGATCGGCTCGATCTGACGGACCACACAAGCTTCGAGCGAGCAGTGAAGCACCCGCTCGAACTGGCACTGATCCGCGAAGCCTCCCGCTTCGCCGATCTGGTCCTCGAGCGATTGCTCTCAGCTGGCGGTGACATCATCGCGCAGGGGGGCTCCGAGGAGGACCTGTTAGCTGACTGCACCCGACACGTCCGGGACATCCTGCTCGATACGCACGGAGCAGCCTTCCAGGGTACGAAGGTGGGCATCACGGCCACGGTCCATTCGGGGCCCCGGGCAGCCCTGCCGCACGGCACGGTCACCAGTCGGCGGCCACAGCCTGGCGAGCCGATCATCGCAGGAATCGGCTGCAGCCTCGGAGGCTACCATGCTGAGAGCGGCGCCACGCTCGTTCTCGGAGAAATCTCCAAGGCGCAACGGGAAGTCATGAATGCGATGGCCGATGCGGGTGCCGCCACGGTCGACGCACTCCAGCGTGGACTCACCTGCGCGCAGGTGAATGACGCAGCAACCGCCCCGATTCGAGGTGCCGGGCTCGGCGACGCCATCCGTCACCGAATCGGCCACGGGATGGGCGTCGAGGGCCACGAATCACCTTGGCTCGCACCTGGCGACCACACACCCACCACCCCTGGAATGGTCTTCTCCTGTGAGCCCGGCGTGTACCGCCCAGGCCTCGACGGATGGAGAACCATCGACACACTCGTCGTTGGCCCGGACCGGGTCGAACTGGCGAGCCGCTTCCAGACACACCACCCTCTCGACACTCGCACCCTTCCCTGCTGA
- a CDS encoding amidohydrolase family protein gives MPEPAAWRYQKITKPMFDLPTPHLVLTGRVLTMAGDVIEEGFVEIKDGQIASVGTLVDLNAGDAEVEETGGTLMPGLINSHAHLNWDGIHDLARQSMDDPRPISAFKAAGNMLKSLSAGVTMVRDLGFHDMNLFSKQALEQGIFPGPRLKVCGSAIIQTGGHTYWVCQEASGADEMRRAVREQVKGGADLIKIMACHDTLEFTDEELKAVIDEAHRNGLPITAHATYDACIERVVRFGVDCVEHGGSMSDSTVALLVEKGIPVVTTFAPIVQQSQPEIARQFGIPEWKIEERQKAVADPTRYEGLIRAAKAGVSIVFGTDAGSPAVEHDVIAPELIHMVKVGVCSDNMDALASITIRAARVSNMEDVVGTLEVGKAADLIVVDGNPDEDLSALEHVTTTFVGGRRMYG, from the coding sequence ATGCCTGAGCCCGCCGCATGGCGATATCAGAAGATCACGAAGCCCATGTTCGACCTACCCACCCCGCACCTCGTGCTGACCGGCAGAGTTCTGACCATGGCGGGTGACGTGATCGAAGAAGGGTTCGTCGAGATCAAGGATGGGCAGATCGCGTCAGTCGGCACGCTTGTCGACCTGAACGCCGGTGACGCCGAGGTAGAGGAGACCGGTGGCACCCTAATGCCGGGCCTCATCAACAGCCATGCCCACCTGAACTGGGACGGGATCCACGACCTGGCTCGCCAGTCCATGGATGACCCTCGCCCGATCTCCGCATTCAAGGCCGCCGGCAACATGCTCAAGAGCCTGAGCGCCGGAGTGACGATGGTCCGGGACCTTGGCTTTCACGACATGAACCTCTTCTCCAAGCAGGCCTTGGAGCAGGGGATCTTCCCCGGACCGAGGCTGAAGGTCTGCGGGTCCGCCATCATCCAGACGGGTGGACACACCTACTGGGTCTGTCAGGAGGCCAGCGGGGCGGACGAGATGCGCCGTGCAGTTCGGGAACAGGTCAAAGGGGGCGCCGACCTCATCAAGATCATGGCCTGCCACGACACCCTCGAGTTCACCGACGAGGAGCTCAAGGCCGTCATCGACGAAGCCCACCGAAACGGGCTGCCCATAACAGCACACGCCACATACGACGCCTGTATTGAAAGGGTGGTTCGATTTGGTGTAGACTGCGTCGAACACGGAGGGTCCATGTCAGACTCGACCGTGGCATTGCTCGTCGAAAAGGGCATTCCAGTTGTCACGACCTTCGCACCGATCGTCCAACAGAGTCAGCCTGAGATCGCGCGTCAGTTCGGGATCCCGGAATGGAAGATCGAAGAACGGCAGAAGGCCGTGGCTGACCCGACGCGCTACGAAGGCCTCATCCGGGCGGCCAAGGCCGGGGTCTCCATCGTCTTCGGGACGGACGCCGGAAGCCCGGCCGTGGAACACGACGTGATCGCGCCCGAGCTCATCCACATGGTTAAGGTCGGGGTGTGCAGCGACAACATGGATGCCCTGGCTTCCATCACGATCCGAGCCGCCCGCGTATCGAACATGGAAGATGTCGTGGGCACACTTGAGGTGGGCAAAGCCGCCGACCTCATCGTCGTGGACGGCAATCCGGACGAGGACCTGAGTGCACTCGAACACGTGACCACAACGTTCGTCGGTGGACGGAGGATGTACGGATGA
- a CDS encoding pyridoxal phosphate-dependent aminotransferase yields MSLLTDRLAPRIVEEDGAFRTRMLGIAASLTDVIALGRGDPDFHTPAHIVEAAKAALDANHHHYTGPNGIQPLREAIAADLTARYGLDYESDEIMVTAGAQEGIMLTMLGLCSPGDEVLITSPRFTTYDTAVRLCGGTPIPVPTFERDDFALDVAEIEKRITPRTRMFVLVSPNNPTGAVTPPDAIRAIADLAIRHDLIIVADEIYGRMIYAPNEHLSIATLKGMRERTITLNGFSKTYSMTGWRVGYLAAPAELVEMLVEPRHTLSINTCTISQYAALAALTGPQEPIDAMIDEYAERRAWLMPALTEAGFSYGHPGGAFYIYTNVSTAGLPSPLFCERLLQETGVMLFPGTMFGDESTDYIRISYLQPLPMIKEAMERIASFTSSARAAQ; encoded by the coding sequence ATGAGCCTGCTGACTGACCGCCTCGCCCCTCGCATCGTCGAAGAAGACGGAGCCTTTCGGACCCGGATGCTGGGCATCGCCGCCAGCCTGACTGACGTCATCGCGCTCGGGCGAGGTGACCCAGACTTCCACACACCCGCACACATCGTCGAGGCGGCAAAGGCTGCCCTCGATGCGAATCACCATCACTACACGGGCCCCAATGGTATCCAGCCGCTGAGAGAGGCCATCGCCGCCGACCTCACGGCCCGTTACGGGCTCGACTACGAGTCAGACGAGATCATGGTGACCGCCGGTGCCCAAGAAGGCATCATGCTCACCATGCTGGGGCTGTGCTCCCCGGGAGACGAGGTGCTCATCACGAGCCCCCGCTTCACGACGTACGACACTGCGGTTCGCCTTTGCGGCGGCACACCGATTCCCGTCCCCACCTTCGAACGGGATGACTTCGCCCTCGACGTGGCGGAGATCGAGAAGCGAATCACGCCGCGCACGCGGATGTTCGTGCTCGTCTCTCCAAACAATCCAACAGGTGCTGTGACCCCACCTGATGCCATCCGGGCTATCGCCGATCTGGCCATCCGCCATGACTTGATCATCGTCGCCGACGAGATCTATGGCCGGATGATCTACGCACCCAACGAGCATCTCTCCATCGCCACTCTGAAGGGCATGCGAGAGCGAACCATCACGCTCAACGGCTTCTCCAAGACCTACTCGATGACAGGATGGCGAGTCGGGTACCTCGCCGCCCCGGCAGAGCTGGTGGAGATGCTGGTCGAACCCAGGCACACCCTTTCCATCAACACGTGCACCATCAGCCAATACGCGGCGCTGGCGGCTCTCACGGGTCCGCAGGAGCCCATCGACGCGATGATCGACGAGTATGCAGAGCGTCGGGCCTGGCTCATGCCGGCCCTGACCGAGGCCGGCTTCAGCTACGGACACCCGGGAGGTGCGTTCTACATCTACACAAACGTCTCCACAGCAGGGCTACCCTCCCCGCTCTTCTGCGAACGGCTCCTTCAGGAAACGGGCGTAATGCTCTTTCCGGGCACCATGTTCGGGGATGAAAGCACCGACTACATCCGAATCAGCTACCTCCAGCCGCTCCCGATGATCAAGGAGGCGATGGAACGCATCGCCTCCTTCACTTCAAGCGCCCGCGCCGCTCAATGA
- a CDS encoding alpha-amylase family protein, with translation MTSPDKKDRFVGIQLSPISFVDEGVDTVLDTLQNRVGVNVLMLGTVSWLGLKSGRSISHELDGWPDHGVPEPYQMRGGAYFDPDPRYYNDTFMADYRSQDPEFAGRDILKMVIPEAHARGMKVYIELMEPFFKYAGHGSAGNVEVPTLAQAMEVDLFGRIGGEPSTSNPEYRRWVHSMIEDQVRNHPLDGVMWCNERNSPLDTLIQGGAPGDFSEQARREATERGINVEACRNALLHLYDFMQEAAAGKTFVDGSLITFMRVLLDNPEALIWEKFWLERNKDLDRELYGLVKWCRPDLPFGLNVWNRNHFNPIRRAQWPWAEQTRYADFVKPITYQHQAGEVWNKELGFFRKTILRDFEPDEATRALFRILGLNEAPFDELIATGMDPDTYVHGQCADAVRGVDGKANVYMGIGVDAPRTNPETAKCSKDIVYRSVMETYRAGGDGVVLAPNYASMHLTHLDGVAQALDELGLR, from the coding sequence ATGACCAGCCCCGACAAGAAAGACCGATTCGTCGGCATTCAGCTAAGTCCCATCAGCTTCGTCGACGAAGGCGTGGACACCGTCCTCGACACGCTGCAGAACCGCGTGGGCGTCAACGTGCTGATGCTCGGCACGGTGAGCTGGCTTGGACTCAAATCCGGCCGTTCGATCAGCCATGAACTCGACGGGTGGCCGGACCACGGAGTACCCGAGCCGTACCAGATGCGCGGCGGTGCATATTTCGACCCGGATCCCAGGTACTACAACGACACCTTCATGGCGGACTACCGGAGCCAGGATCCCGAGTTCGCTGGCCGTGACATCCTCAAGATGGTGATCCCTGAAGCGCACGCTCGGGGAATGAAGGTCTACATCGAGTTGATGGAGCCGTTCTTCAAGTATGCCGGACATGGCTCTGCCGGAAACGTCGAAGTGCCGACGCTGGCCCAGGCGATGGAAGTGGACCTCTTTGGGCGCATCGGTGGCGAGCCATCGACCTCGAATCCTGAGTACCGACGCTGGGTTCACTCCATGATCGAGGACCAGGTCCGGAATCATCCTCTCGATGGCGTAATGTGGTGCAACGAGCGGAACTCCCCCCTCGACACCCTGATCCAGGGAGGCGCTCCCGGCGACTTCTCTGAGCAAGCACGGAGAGAGGCGACAGAGCGAGGGATCAACGTCGAGGCGTGCAGAAATGCGCTCCTCCACCTGTATGATTTCATGCAAGAGGCGGCCGCCGGAAAAACCTTCGTCGACGGCTCGCTCATCACGTTCATGAGAGTACTCCTGGACAACCCGGAAGCTCTCATCTGGGAAAAATTCTGGCTCGAACGAAACAAAGACCTGGACCGGGAACTCTACGGGCTGGTGAAGTGGTGCCGCCCAGACCTGCCCTTCGGCTTGAACGTCTGGAATCGCAATCACTTCAACCCGATCCGTCGGGCGCAGTGGCCGTGGGCCGAGCAGACTCGATACGCCGACTTCGTGAAGCCGATCACGTATCAGCATCAGGCCGGTGAGGTCTGGAACAAAGAGCTCGGCTTCTTCCGCAAGACGATCCTCCGTGACTTCGAACCGGACGAAGCCACCCGGGCCCTGTTCCGAATTCTGGGCCTCAATGAGGCTCCGTTCGACGAGCTGATCGCCACAGGCATGGACCCCGATACGTACGTCCACGGTCAGTGCGCGGACGCGGTGCGAGGCGTCGATGGAAAGGCGAACGTCTACATGGGCATCGGAGTGGATGCCCCTCGTACCAATCCGGAGACCGCGAAGTGCTCCAAGGACATCGTCTACCGCTCCGTCATGGAGACGTACAGGGCCGGCGGAGACGGCGTGGTCCTGGCCCCCAACTATGCGTCCATGCACCTCACCCATCTGGACGGCGTCGCACAGGCTCTCGACGAGCTGGGCTTGAGGTGA
- a CDS encoding ABC transporter ATP-binding protein has product MSSSPLLEVRDLQTSFVLGRRTMVAVDGVGFTVDAGETLAIVGESGSGKSVTALSVMRLLPARVGQITQGSVRLGEKDLVQLPEEEMRTIRGKEIGMIFQEPMTSLNPVHTIGAQISEVLIEHEGLSHAEARTRAIEQLEIVGISEPALRVDSYPHEMSGGMRQRAMIAMALACRPSLLIADEPTTALDVTIQAQVLDLMEELQEQLGMAIIFITHDLGVVAQMAQRVVVMYAGQVVESASVTEIFGRPRMPYTAGLIASIPRLGSANGKQRLRTIPGNVPSISERPAGCRFSTRCPHVQPECRTTDPPLEQISEGHEVRCLRWRELDLTEEVTS; this is encoded by the coding sequence TTGAGTAGCTCACCCCTGCTAGAGGTCCGGGACCTGCAGACCAGCTTCGTCTTGGGGCGACGCACCATGGTCGCAGTAGACGGGGTTGGATTCACGGTGGACGCCGGTGAGACTCTCGCCATCGTCGGGGAGAGTGGGTCGGGGAAGTCCGTCACTGCGCTGTCCGTCATGCGGCTTCTTCCCGCCAGGGTAGGCCAGATCACGCAGGGGTCGGTCCGGCTCGGTGAGAAAGACCTCGTCCAATTGCCCGAGGAGGAGATGCGTACCATTCGGGGAAAGGAGATCGGCATGATTTTCCAGGAACCGATGACGAGCCTCAACCCTGTGCACACCATAGGCGCACAAATTTCAGAAGTCCTGATCGAGCACGAGGGGCTCTCCCACGCGGAGGCCCGAACGCGCGCGATCGAACAGCTCGAGATCGTCGGCATATCGGAGCCGGCACTCCGCGTGGACAGCTATCCCCACGAGATGTCCGGCGGAATGCGTCAGCGTGCCATGATCGCCATGGCGCTCGCATGCCGTCCGAGTCTCCTGATTGCTGACGAACCCACCACTGCACTGGACGTGACGATTCAAGCCCAAGTCCTGGATCTCATGGAGGAGCTTCAGGAACAGTTGGGCATGGCGATCATTTTCATCACCCACGACCTCGGCGTCGTGGCCCAGATGGCGCAGCGAGTGGTGGTGATGTACGCCGGGCAGGTCGTCGAAAGTGCTTCTGTGACAGAGATCTTCGGACGCCCCCGGATGCCCTACACGGCCGGGCTCATCGCATCGATTCCTCGACTCGGTAGTGCAAACGGAAAGCAGCGTCTCCGGACGATTCCCGGCAACGTACCATCCATTTCGGAGCGACCTGCCGGCTGTCGGTTCTCCACCCGATGCCCGCACGTGCAACCCGAATGCCGGACGACCGATCCACCCCTCGAGCAGATCTCCGAGGGGCACGAGGTTCGCTGTCTTCGCTGGCGCGAGCTGGACCTGACCGAAGAGGTCACGTCGTGA
- a CDS encoding ABC transporter ATP-binding protein, which yields MSDHLLQVEGLVKHFPVRGGALNRIVSQVQAVNGVSFTVRRGEVLGLVGESGSGKTTVGRLVLRLEEATAGKVVFDGTNVLDLSKRDLRRFRKRMQIIFQDPYASLNPREKVRTVIGHALALHSIGTPASRPDRTVELIEQVGLSTAHLDRFPHEFSGGQRQRIGIARALAVNPDFLVADEPVSALDVSIQAQVINLLSDLKEELDLTMLFIAHDLAVVEHICDRVAVMYLGKIMEIAPSNALYRTPNHPYTEALLSAVPVPEPGRQRKRTVLSGDIPSPIDPPSGCVFRSRCPRAEAICAEEVPHLKKVGPDHFSACHLTT from the coding sequence GTGAGCGATCACCTCCTCCAGGTCGAAGGCCTCGTCAAGCACTTTCCCGTCCGAGGGGGAGCGCTGAACCGGATAGTCAGTCAGGTGCAGGCGGTAAACGGCGTCTCCTTTACTGTGCGCCGCGGCGAGGTTCTCGGCCTCGTAGGCGAGAGCGGTTCAGGGAAGACCACGGTCGGCCGCCTGGTGCTCCGCCTTGAAGAGGCGACTGCCGGAAAGGTCGTGTTCGACGGTACCAACGTACTGGACCTGTCCAAGAGAGATCTGCGCCGCTTCCGCAAACGGATGCAGATCATCTTCCAGGACCCCTACGCCAGCCTGAATCCGCGAGAGAAGGTTCGGACAGTCATCGGCCATGCCCTCGCCTTGCACAGCATCGGCACGCCCGCGAGTCGGCCCGACCGGACCGTCGAACTCATCGAGCAGGTGGGCCTCTCCACGGCCCACCTGGATCGGTTCCCGCATGAGTTCTCCGGTGGGCAGCGACAGAGGATCGGTATCGCGCGGGCGCTTGCTGTGAACCCGGACTTCCTGGTCGCCGACGAACCGGTCTCTGCGCTCGACGTCTCGATCCAGGCGCAAGTCATAAACCTTCTGAGCGATCTCAAAGAAGAACTCGATCTTACGATGCTCTTCATTGCCCACGACCTGGCCGTGGTGGAGCACATCTGCGATCGGGTAGCCGTAATGTATCTCGGCAAGATTATGGAAATCGCCCCGTCCAACGCCCTCTACAGAACTCCCAACCATCCCTACACCGAGGCGCTTCTCTCTGCTGTCCCGGTGCCTGAGCCGGGACGTCAGCGGAAACGGACAGTCCTGAGCGGTGACATTCCTAGTCCGATCGACCCCCCGTCAGGGTGCGTTTTTCGAAGCCGCTGCCCTCGCGCCGAGGCGATCTGCGCGGAGGAAGTGCCGCATCTGAAGAAGGTGGGGCCGGATCACTTCAGTGCCTGTCACCTCACCACTTGA
- a CDS encoding nuclear transport factor 2 family protein, with protein sequence MSRLTLGIASLVLLASCSPAVSSDPPRDMAAEVASLSEAAIAYHAAATAKDAATVVASYDWDAVMVPPNESLVEGITEVQYYRFGFISTPGVSLDFELLRVEVSENGDMGWTLAEGDITIEQDGAEPGQDLVRDFHVWSRQPDGRWTVVVDVWNSGMPTG encoded by the coding sequence ATGTCCCGACTGACCCTGGGAATCGCATCACTTGTCCTGCTCGCATCCTGCTCGCCGGCCGTGTCTTCCGACCCGCCCCGTGACATGGCGGCTGAGGTCGCCTCGCTGAGCGAGGCCGCAATTGCATACCATGCTGCCGCCACAGCCAAGGACGCTGCAACGGTCGTCGCGAGCTACGATTGGGATGCCGTGATGGTGCCCCCGAACGAGTCGCTCGTGGAAGGAATCACTGAAGTGCAGTACTACCGGTTCGGCTTCATCTCCACCCCCGGCGTCTCCCTCGATTTCGAACTCCTGAGGGTAGAGGTCTCTGAGAACGGCGACATGGGATGGACGCTAGCGGAAGGCGATATCACGATCGAACAGGACGGCGCCGAGCCGGGTCAGGATCTCGTGCGTGACTTCCACGTCTGGTCGAGACAGCCAGACGGGCGCTGGACAGTGGTCGTCGACGTATGGAATTCGGGAATGCCTACCGGGTAG
- a CDS encoding cytochrome c: MRRTAIWSRSVAALAGVAMSFTACGGAEDREVVEVSEGQALYAGNCAMCHGELGLGNGPMAASLPIEPPSLLEHLGHHAEDQLVRIIRTGVPPAMPQSPLSEDEVKLVIDYTWTLVPDSLVEGLREMQRLAEMGVEMPMGGAMDMPMDDAADMPMDTMRR, from the coding sequence ATGAGACGAACAGCGATCTGGTCTCGGAGCGTCGCGGCCTTGGCCGGTGTCGCCATGTCGTTCACCGCCTGCGGGGGGGCGGAGGACCGTGAGGTCGTCGAAGTAAGTGAAGGTCAGGCGCTCTACGCAGGAAACTGTGCGATGTGCCACGGGGAACTTGGGCTCGGGAACGGTCCGATGGCGGCAAGCCTGCCCATAGAGCCGCCCAGTCTCCTTGAGCACCTCGGACACCATGCCGAGGATCAGCTCGTCAGGATTATCCGCACGGGCGTGCCCCCGGCGATGCCGCAGTCTCCGCTCAGCGAGGACGAGGTCAAACTCGTCATCGACTACACATGGACGCTCGTGCCTGATTCTCTGGTGGAGGGGCTCCGCGAGATGCAGCGATTGGCGGAGATGGGAGTGGAGATGCCAATGGGGGGAGCGATGGACATGCCGATGGACGACGCAGCGGACATGCCGATGGACACTATGCGCCGTTAG